In Euphorbia lathyris chromosome 9, ddEupLath1.1, whole genome shotgun sequence, the following are encoded in one genomic region:
- the LOC136206730 gene encoding serine/threonine-protein kinase ZRK1-like has product MILSAVEKMFSCLTMGKKAQEETPFMKNGRMLLEELIASCNGKCNHIRTFSSQELNRATNNYHHEQMIFRDSGYTVYKGFLEDRRPITIKRYSSFWENTDYREFRYLLESAMTDIVIGTQMSVHKNVLKLIGCCLDFEFPILVYEFVGNCTLSNRIGKYCSKPLSWKCRIRIAADIAYAVAYLHTALSRLVVLRDIRPSTVILDQDNVAKLTDFSLSVSIPDGESHVITGVFAKTGYLPLEYLNSGYVTEKLDVFYFGLLLLHLLTGNSTFFKVNDLDYVSPYEHLKQCVENQELIKIVDPDILKDVEQQQIVDVGTLALSCICNEAEGRPTMTDITKQLWRIHRSLCTML; this is encoded by the coding sequence ATGATTCTGTCTGCAGTAGAGAAGATGTTTTCGTGTTTAACAATGGGTAAGAAGGCCCAGGAGGAGACACCATTCATGAAGAATGGAAGGATGTTACTAGAAGAGCTTATCGCCTCCTGCAATGGAAAATGCAATCATATCCGTACATTCTCCAGCCAAGAACTCAATAGAGCAACAAACAACTATCATCATGAACAAATGATTTTTCGAGATTCTGGCTATACAGTCTACAAAGGCTTTCTGGAAGACCGTCGTCCAATTACAATTAAACGGTACTCATCCTTCTGGGAAAATACTGATTATAGAGAGTTTAGGTATTTGCTTGAATCAGCTATGACAGACATTGTGATTGGTACCCAAATGAGTGTCCACAAAAATGTCTTAAAGCTTATAGGATGCTGCCTTGACTTTGAATTTCCAATTCTGGTCTATGAATTTGTGGGTAATTGCACTCTTTCCAACCGAATTGGCAAGTACTGCTCGAAGCCATTATCATGGAAATGTAGGATAAGGATAGCAGCAGATATTGCTTATGCAGTTGCTTATTTACACACTGCACTTTCAAGGCTTGTTGTACTTCGAGATATAAGGCCTTCAACTGTTATACTTGATCAAGATAATGTTGCTAAGCTTACGGATTTTTCTTTATCGGTATCAATTCCTGATGGTGAATCTCATGTTATAACAGGAGTTTTTGCGAAAACAGGTTACCTACCCCTTGAATATTTGAATTCAGGCTATGTAACTGAAAAGCttgatgttttttattttggtcTGCTTCTCTTACACCTTTTGACTGGAAATTCTACCTTTTTCAAGGTAAATGATTTAGATTATGTTTCACCGTATGAACATCTGAAACAATGTGTAGAGAATCAGGAACTGATTAAGATTGTTGATCCTGATATTCTGAAAGATGTAGAGCAGCAACAAATAGTAGATGTTGGTACACTTGCTCTTAGTTGCATTTGCAATGAAGCAGAAGGTAGACCAACAATGACTGATATCACCAAACAACTCTGGCGAATTCATCGATCTTTATGCACTATGCTTTAG